The genomic region TTTTGTTTTGCCTGTTGCCGTAGTGATCGTGAGGCATCTTTATGATAACGACAAAATACATTTTTTCGGGCAATATCCGCATTAAGGAGGCTATAATCGCATGTATAATGAAATATTCAAAATAGGTTTCATATCAATACACGGCTATGGGCTAATGATAGGGATAGGCATCTTATGCGCCTTGGTAATAGCGGGGAAACGGGCGAAAAAAAAGGGCCTTGATGCGGATTTCGTGTATAGTTTAGGAATGGTATCCCTTGTATTCGGATTTATTGGCGCAAAATTGCTTTATTGTATAGTCGAAATAAATGTGTTTCTCAATGAGCCTATGCGCATTTTATCCGGAAGCGGTTTTGTACTATATGGGGGTATCATTGGCGGCATATTAGCGGCAATGATATATTGTAAACTCAAAAGATTTAGTTTTTTACAATACTTTGATTTGACAGCGCCATCCGTAGCACTGGCACAGGGGTTTGGACGAATTGGCTGTTTTCTTGCCGGATGCTGTTATGGACGTGAAACAGATACCGCTATTGGTATCGCATTTCACAACTCGCCTATTGCACCCAACGGCGTTAAGCTTATACCAACTCAGTTGTTTTCAAGTGCGGGGGACTTCCTGATTGCTGTCGTGTTGTTAGTATATGCACGAAAAGGCCGAAAAAGGGGGAAGGTCGGGGCTTTATACCTCGTTCTTTATAGTGTGGGAAGATTCATAATAGAATTCTTTAGAAACGATTACAGAGGCAGCATAGCAATCCTGTCAACATCTCAGTTCATATCTCTAATAATTTTGGCAATTGGCACAGTAATGTTTTTTATGGGAAAACTGCCTTGGACTAACAAAGAATGAATTTTTCAGCGCGTTTTACAGCATGAGCGCACTTCGCGCAAGGAGATAGAAAGACTGGCTGTATATCTTAAAATAAAAGAGCTTGTTTTCGGTTCTCAGGCTTATTGCAAATTCTCCGATCTTATCTCCCGTATATTTTTTACAGCCAAAACAAACAGCGCCTTTATGGTTTGAAAAACAAACGCTTTCGTCTCAACATCGATATCTTTAATCGCATCCAGCACGGCAGCGGCTTTTCGGGGCCAATCTCCTGTCAGGTCATAAAATGTGGTAGCGTTTGTTGCCTGGATAATCTGAAAAAGGGTATTCACAAACAGCTCCCGTTTCTCGTCGTCAAAGGAGTTGACCCATTGGTTCAACGTCCCGTTCATATAGAGCGCACTTTTTTTCATCGACTGCACGTATTGAAAATCATTGCCGTCAACAAGCCACGAAAAAGGATCGTGCTGCATGAGCCAGACGCGGTTGCTTTTTACTACGGAATAATTTTCCTGATGTTGCAAAAGCATCCCGATGACGGATGACTGCGGCAGGGTCTTATGAATTCGATCTTGTATAACCCCATATTCATTGCTCAGAAAAACCTCATCCCTGAATCCAGGCCCGTCATGACTAAAAATCTGCGTGATCCTTTCCTGTGCGGTTGGGTGGCATTTTATGGAGGAATAGACCGCGATATTTCCTCCTTTTGAGTGTCCACCAATTTTTAAGGGGTATGAAATTCTGTCCGCGACGGCATTCAGATAGGAAACCCCTTCTTCCTGCGACGGAACGGGGCTGATAAAGGCCATATTAAAGTCCTCTTTCCATCCGACAAAGGATGAATCGGTTCCGCGATAAGCGATATAAGCCGAACCGTCATCCAGCAAAAACGTAACGGCTGAAAACTGCTTTTCAGTCTCGGGATCTGTTTTATTGACATAGAAAATCACTTTCATGTCACGAAACCTTGAACTGCCCGCAAGCGCAAAGAACAGGCGCTGGTTGTTTTTACTGTCCCATGTATTATGAAACAGCGCGTCTGTGTTATCCATATCCGCTATTTCTTTTATGCTCATCGGCGTCGCAGCATCGGACAGGCCGGAAGCGAAACCGTCAAAATTCAGATAGGCCAGTTTGGATAAAATCAGGCTGTCAACCCCGCCAAATTCCATGTTTATAAAAGGTTTGTTTTCTTCTATTGCATAATTGATGATGTTTTTCATATCATTCGCTCCAATTTCGGCCGGGAATATATTAAAAGCAGCGCGCACCGTTAAAAACTCGGACACCATAGAATGAAAAGCGCTGTGTGTTTATAGCGTTCATTCCTATTTTATCGGATTTTCCGCGGAGGTCTTTTCGCTTTGGCTTTCCAGCTCATAAAGAATGCTTCCGTCAAATAGAGATCGTATCTGCGCAATAAATTCCGTTGGCTCCTCTTTCATACCATTATTGGCCCATCGCACAATCATGCCGACAAAAGCGGTGGAAATAAATTCAGCGATAAATCCCCATTTTTCCTCTTCAAATTCCGTGCCTTTGATGTTCTCTATGACGGCAACCGAAATATCGCGGATGTAATTATGCAGATATTCCTGAAAGGAGTTTTGTCCGGTTGTGTTAAGCGCTTTCATATAGAACGTCTTGTTTTGCCGCATATAATTGCACAAATCCTTCAGACCGTCCGTCCAATGCTCGACCGTATCGTAAGAGCTCATAAAACGGGCGGTCTCCGTATAATAAATCCAGTTCATGAGGTCGTATTTATCCTTAAAATGATAATAGAAGGCTTGCCTTGTCAGCCCACAATCATTTACAATATCGCTCACGCAGATCTTGCTGAAGGCTTTCTTAGCCATCAGTCCCTTTAAGGAATTGGCAAGGGCCAGCTTTGTAATGTTTGAATCCGACATGACAAACCTCCTCTCTCCAAGCCTGACATGATGTATATCACATCTTCATGACCACAATCCTTGCTATGATAATCTACTTGTTTTTTCCTAAAAACGCTGTGATTTCCCGGATCAAGGAATCCGGATCGAGCTGATACAGCTTAAACAGCTCATCCTGTTTGCCCTGCCCGATAAACTGATCCGGAAAACCAAACAGCTTTATGTCGGGCTTAAGTCCATGCCGGTTCAGCATTTGCAGAACACCGCTTCCGAGGCCCGAAACGATGCTGTGATCCTCTATCGTTACCGCCTTTTTTGTCCTCATGACGGAGTCGATAATCAACTCCTCGTCCAGAGGTTTTACAAACCGCGCGTTGATTACATCAGCGTAAATACCTCTGCCTTTCAACTCCGCTGCAATTTGAAGAGAAACTTCCACCATTTTCCCCGCCGCAATAATGGAAATGTCGTTCCCTGTACAAAGCTTGATCCCTTTATGGAAGCGGACGGGCTCCCGCATTTGCGCCAATAGCGCCGCGCCGTTTCCTTTGGGGTATCTGATGGCGATGGGGCCGTTATGCTCCAGAACGGCGTATCTGAGCATCTCTTTTAGTTCCGCATAATCGCAGGGAGAAAGGATAGACATATTGGGAATATGCGTGAGAAAAGACAGGTCATAGATACCCTGATGCGTTTCTCCGTCCTCGCCGGTAACACCCGCCCTGTCTATTGCCAGCACCACATGCAAATTTTGCATGGCGACATCATGGATGATCTGATCATACGCCCGCTGCAAAAACGAAGAATATACCGAAAAAACAGGGATCAGCCCGCCTTTGGCCATACCCGCGGCAAAGGTCACGGCATGCTGCTCGGCAATCCCCACATCAAAAAATCTTTTCGGATACTTTTTAGAAAATTCCACAAGTCCCGTGCCGTCCCGCATGGCGGCGGTAATCGCTATAAGCTCGTTTTTTTCTTCGGCAAGCCTTAATATTTCTTTTCCGAAAACATCCGAAAAATTGTCGTCTTTATGATTATGAATTTTACCTGTTTGGATTTCAAAAGAGGATACGCAGTGAAAGGCGTCGGGATTTTCCTCCGCAGGTTTATATCCTTTTCCTTTTTTCGTATGAACGTGTATCAATATCGGCCCTTTTATGAATCTGGCTTTTGAAAATATACGGATAAGTTCGTTAATATCATGGCCGTCTATGGGGCCGAAATATCGGAAGCCAAGATCTTCAAACAATGTTCGCTGCATAATTAGGTATTTAACCGAACTCTTGATTCTGTCCAATCCTTCGACAAGGCTCGTGCCAATACCGGGTATCCTGGAAAAAGCCTTTTCCAAAACTTCCTTCATCTTAAAATAGGCAGGCTCCGATCTTATTTGCGATAAATGTCTTGAAAGACCTCCTACATTTTTGCTTATGGAAAATTCATTGTCGTTTAAGACCACAATCAGATTATTGAGCGATCTTCCGGCGTCGTTGAGCGCCTCGAAAGACATCCCTCCTGTGAGCGCCCCATCACCGATTACGGAGATTACCGAGTAATTCTCTTTTTTCAGATCCCTTGCTTTTGCGAATCCAAGAGCGGCGGATATTGAAGTGCTGCTATGCCCCGTATTGAAAACATCATGTTCACTTTCCTGTGTTTTCGGGAAGCCGGAGATACCGCCCAGCGTTCTGAGCGTATTAAACCGCTCTCTTCTTCCCGTAATCAATTTATGTGTATAGGACTGATGCCCGACATCCCATATGATTTTATCCTTTGGGGAACTGAAAACATAATGAAGCGCAATCGTGAGTTCTACCACGCCCAAATTGGAAGCCAGGTGACCACCTGTCCCTGAAAGGGTTTCTATCAGATACGCTCTGCTCTCGTCCGCCAGTTGTATTAATTGATCCGACTTCAACCCTTGTATATCGCCCGGATCGGAGATCTGCTCCAAGAGATTATCCACCCTCGATTGTCCTTTCCTTCACTGCTTTATTTGCTGCGCTTGAATTCGGCGGCTTTTTTATTACAAATCTGTTCATAAACATTTGCTGCGCGATCTGATAGACGTTCCCGATAATCCAGTAGAGGCCCAATCCGGCAGGTACGGTAAAAGATATAAAACCGCTCATGACGGGGGACATCAGGAGCATATTTTTTTGCATGGATGACTGCATCTGATCGCCGCTTGTCTGAGGCGTCGCCTGCATGGAGTATTTTGCGGATATATAGGATGTGAGAGCCGACAATACAGGTATCAGAAGCAGAAGGAAACTATGTATGCCCACGCCGGGATTTATATAAACGCTGGGATTCCAGGCGGGTATCGCTCCGAGATTGATCCCCAGGAAATCCATGTTGAACAAATCTGCCGGTTTCAGCAGATGGGCGACCTTCTCCAGCAGCTCCGTATGTCCGCTGAAATAAGCGATGATACTCAGGTCTTTCATATTCGCAAGCTTGTCGGCCCCCTGCGGTACCATTTCATATAGCTGTCCTATTGCCTCCGCGGATATTCCGGCCATGTATTTCAGCGGCTGCGAGATCACATAATACAGCGAAAACAAAACCGGCATCTGTATCAGCAGGGGAAGGCAGCCCCCGGCAGGGCTCACCTTATTCTCCTGATATAGTTTCATCAGTTCCGCACTTTGCTTTTCCTTGTCGTCTTTATACTTCTTTTGAATTTCCTGCATCTGCGGCTGAAGCACGCCCATTTTTGAGGTCGATTGAACCTGCTTTATGGTCAGGGGAAGCATCAGGGATTTTATTACGACAGTAAAAAGTATGATCGCAATCCCATAATTTTGGAACGCAATGTGATCATAAATAAATTTTAAGACGGCTCCCATAGGGCCCGCGATAATATCAAACATCCTTTTTCTGTTCCTTTCCTGAGGAAAGCGCGCTAATAACACAACAGGCTTTGAAGCCTGCGTACATTTTTCCGTTCTCCGAAATCAAAAATCTCCATAAACGCGCAATATTTGTCCGCCGCGATGACAATGCAGGTCTCCTTATATTTAGGCAGCTTTATCGTCATAGGCCACATATGCTTGCATATAACGTCCTGTTCCAGTTCGCTTAAATGGAAATATTTATTCGCATTTTCCAGCGCAACGCGGGGGTGTGTGAACCCGTGCAACCCCTCATGCGATTTTTTGATATGCCAGTCGTACAGGAAAAAATCGTGAAGGAGCCCGCCTCTGGCCGCGGAGCGGTAATCAAGGCCCAGCCTTCTGCAAACAAGATAGCCGCTGTATGACACATAAATACAGTGCTCCAGGCAGTCGATATCGCCATGCTGTATATAATTTTTCATTGACTTGACCATATCATGGTC from Dehalobacter sp. 12DCB1 harbors:
- a CDS encoding prolipoprotein diacylglyceryl transferase, translated to MYNEIFKIGFISIHGYGLMIGIGILCALVIAGKRAKKKGLDADFVYSLGMVSLVFGFIGAKLLYCIVEINVFLNEPMRILSGSGFVLYGGIIGGILAAMIYCKLKRFSFLQYFDLTAPSVALAQGFGRIGCFLAGCCYGRETDTAIGIAFHNSPIAPNGVKLIPTQLFSSAGDFLIAVVLLVYARKGRKRGKVGALYLVLYSVGRFIIEFFRNDYRGSIAILSTSQFISLIILAIGTVMFFMGKLPWTNKE
- a CDS encoding DUF2974 domain-containing protein, producing MKNIINYAIEENKPFINMEFGGVDSLILSKLAYLNFDGFASGLSDAATPMSIKEIADMDNTDALFHNTWDSKNNQRLFFALAGSSRFRDMKVIFYVNKTDPETEKQFSAVTFLLDDGSAYIAYRGTDSSFVGWKEDFNMAFISPVPSQEEGVSYLNAVADRISYPLKIGGHSKGGNIAVYSSIKCHPTAQERITQIFSHDGPGFRDEVFLSNEYGVIQDRIHKTLPQSSVIGMLLQHQENYSVVKSNRVWLMQHDPFSWLVDGNDFQYVQSMKKSALYMNGTLNQWVNSFDDEKRELFVNTLFQIIQATNATTFYDLTGDWPRKAAAVLDAIKDIDVETKAFVFQTIKALFVLAVKNIREIRSENLQ
- the dhaS gene encoding dihydroxyacetone kinase transcriptional activator DhaS — encoded protein: MSDSNITKLALANSLKGLMAKKAFSKICVSDIVNDCGLTRQAFYYHFKDKYDLMNWIYYTETARFMSSYDTVEHWTDGLKDLCNYMRQNKTFYMKALNTTGQNSFQEYLHNYIRDISVAVIENIKGTEFEEEKWGFIAEFISTAFVGMIVRWANNGMKEEPTEFIAQIRSLFDGSILYELESQSEKTSAENPIK
- the dxs gene encoding 1-deoxy-D-xylulose-5-phosphate synthase translates to MDNLLEQISDPGDIQGLKSDQLIQLADESRAYLIETLSGTGGHLASNLGVVELTIALHYVFSSPKDKIIWDVGHQSYTHKLITGRRERFNTLRTLGGISGFPKTQESEHDVFNTGHSSTSISAALGFAKARDLKKENYSVISVIGDGALTGGMSFEALNDAGRSLNNLIVVLNDNEFSISKNVGGLSRHLSQIRSEPAYFKMKEVLEKAFSRIPGIGTSLVEGLDRIKSSVKYLIMQRTLFEDLGFRYFGPIDGHDINELIRIFSKARFIKGPILIHVHTKKGKGYKPAEENPDAFHCVSSFEIQTGKIHNHKDDNFSDVFGKEILRLAEEKNELIAITAAMRDGTGLVEFSKKYPKRFFDVGIAEQHAVTFAAGMAKGGLIPVFSVYSSFLQRAYDQIIHDVAMQNLHVVLAIDRAGVTGEDGETHQGIYDLSFLTHIPNMSILSPCDYAELKEMLRYAVLEHNGPIAIRYPKGNGAALLAQMREPVRFHKGIKLCTGNDISIIAAGKMVEVSLQIAAELKGRGIYADVINARFVKPLDEELIIDSVMRTKKAVTIEDHSIVSGLGSGVLQMLNRHGLKPDIKLFGFPDQFIGQGKQDELFKLYQLDPDSLIREITAFLGKNK
- a CDS encoding YidC/Oxa1 family membrane protein insertase gives rise to the protein MFDIIAGPMGAVLKFIYDHIAFQNYGIAIILFTVVIKSLMLPLTIKQVQSTSKMGVLQPQMQEIQKKYKDDKEKQSAELMKLYQENKVSPAGGCLPLLIQMPVLFSLYYVISQPLKYMAGISAEAIGQLYEMVPQGADKLANMKDLSIIAYFSGHTELLEKVAHLLKPADLFNMDFLGINLGAIPAWNPSVYINPGVGIHSFLLLLIPVLSALTSYISAKYSMQATPQTSGDQMQSSMQKNMLLMSPVMSGFISFTVPAGLGLYWIIGNVYQIAQQMFMNRFVIKKPPNSSAANKAVKERTIEGG
- a CDS encoding HD family phosphohydrolase; amino-acid sequence: MVDWIISKLRLKADSSDDQEYIECIHDLIDHDMVKSMKNYIQHGDIDCLEHCIYVSYSGYLVCRRLGLDYRSAARGGLLHDFFLYDWHIKKSHEGLHGFTHPRVALENANKYFHLSELEQDVICKHMWPMTIKLPKYKETCIVIAADKYCAFMEIFDFGERKNVRRLQSLLCY